A single region of the Geobacillus subterraneus genome encodes:
- a CDS encoding tyrosine-type recombinase/integrase, whose translation MASIQKTKSGWRYRVSYKENGKYKTKTKGGFRTKKEAELAAAELEKQLHKGYDINAGDQLFSEYMRNWFELYKKGKYSLAHERNIELSVQLVEEYFAGVKLKDLTRDMYQKFINEIGKNHTTATVRKRHTYIKSCLRDAIEEGIITRDPTYKVVIKGEVEAKSEELKYLNFDEVKKLIAEIKKDMKPKYISRYIILFAIATGARFSEIMGLTWDCVDFKNKTITINKTWDFKGANDFSDTKTFDSKRTITVDNETLNMLKELRKYQNELAMKTGLRNTKNLVFINSKMEIVTNNAVNKTLRSLCKKIGIKTITCHGLRHTHASMLLYKGVNIKYVSRRLGHKDIVTTLQTYSHILDEMEQKESRQVDLAMEELYHAK comes from the coding sequence ATGGCTAGCATTCAAAAAACCAAGAGCGGCTGGCGCTATCGTGTTTCCTACAAAGAAAATGGGAAATACAAAACGAAAACGAAAGGAGGTTTTCGGACGAAGAAAGAAGCGGAGCTTGCGGCTGCTGAATTAGAGAAACAACTGCACAAGGGATACGACATCAACGCAGGGGATCAACTCTTCTCTGAATATATGCGGAATTGGTTCGAGTTGTATAAAAAGGGGAAATACAGCTTAGCGCACGAAAGAAACATTGAGTTATCTGTTCAATTGGTTGAAGAATATTTCGCTGGGGTTAAATTGAAAGATTTGACGCGCGACATGTACCAAAAGTTCATCAACGAAATCGGCAAAAACCATACGACAGCGACAGTACGAAAACGACACACATATATTAAGTCGTGCCTCCGTGATGCGATTGAAGAAGGAATTATCACCCGTGATCCCACGTATAAAGTGGTCATAAAGGGAGAAGTAGAAGCAAAATCGGAAGAATTGAAATATCTCAATTTTGACGAAGTGAAGAAGTTGATAGCAGAAATAAAAAAGGACATGAAACCTAAATATATCTCTCGATACATCATTTTATTTGCAATCGCCACTGGTGCTCGTTTCTCGGAAATCATGGGCCTGACATGGGATTGCGTTGATTTCAAAAACAAAACAATCACGATTAATAAGACTTGGGACTTTAAAGGGGCAAATGACTTTAGCGATACAAAGACGTTCGATTCAAAACGAACCATTACGGTCGATAACGAGACGTTAAATATGCTCAAAGAACTGCGAAAGTATCAAAATGAATTAGCTATGAAAACAGGATTACGAAACACGAAAAATTTAGTGTTTATCAACTCAAAAATGGAAATTGTGACAAATAACGCAGTCAATAAAACGTTGCGATCATTATGCAAAAAAATCGGGATTAAAACGATCACTTGCCACGGGCTCCGTCATACTCACGCATCCATGCTCTTGTATAAAGGAGTAAATATCAAATACGTTTCTCGACGACTGGGCCATAAAGATATTGTAACCACTTTACAAACGTACTCGCATATTTTAGATGAGATGGAGCAAAAAGAGTCTCGGCAAGTTGATCTCGCGATGGAGGAGCTGTATCATGCCAAATAG
- a CDS encoding ImmA/IrrE family metallo-endopeptidase encodes MAEKIKQIVEKMIRKHGTNNPFEIASQKGIVLLFEPLGGIYGYHHTFRRIQIIHINDELDEPTQRFVCAHELGHAVLHPELSTSFLRKNTLFCMDKVEREVNEFAVELLLSDDVLYTYRGTDATIYEAAAAYGIPKEVVHLKNFDH; translated from the coding sequence ATGGCTGAAAAGATCAAACAAATTGTAGAGAAGATGATCCGAAAGCACGGCACGAACAACCCCTTTGAGATCGCATCACAGAAAGGCATTGTGCTGTTGTTTGAGCCGCTGGGCGGGATATACGGGTATCATCATACGTTCCGTCGGATTCAAATTATCCATATTAACGATGAGTTGGACGAGCCAACGCAACGCTTCGTTTGCGCGCACGAGCTGGGGCATGCGGTTTTGCATCCCGAACTTAGCACTTCATTTTTGCGAAAAAACACACTTTTCTGTATGGACAAAGTGGAAAGGGAAGTGAATGAGTTTGCGGTGGAATTGCTTCTGTCCGATGATGTTCTCTATACATACCGCGGCACTGATGCAACCATTTACGAGGCCGCGGCGGCGTACGGCATCCCCAAGGAGGTGGTGCATCTAAAAAATTTTGACCACTGA
- a CDS encoding helix-turn-helix domain-containing protein: MSFPQRLRMLRKAKGLTQEELGRKVNVTKVSISGYESGNRTPDMDTLKALADALDVSIDYLLGRDNTQPTDTKLPALTEKDERDIQKELEKIIKGLKTGSGFAAFGGVDIDELDEEDRELLIASLENSLRLAKRIAKQKFTPKKYRKE; encoded by the coding sequence ATGAGTTTCCCTCAAAGACTAAGAATGTTAAGAAAAGCAAAAGGTTTAACACAAGAAGAACTGGGACGAAAGGTTAATGTTACTAAAGTATCAATTTCGGGATATGAGAGTGGAAATAGAACACCAGACATGGATACTTTAAAAGCTTTGGCTGATGCATTGGATGTAAGTATTGACTACCTATTAGGACGGGATAATACCCAACCCACCGACACCAAGCTCCCCGCCCTCACCGAGAAAGACGAGCGCGACATCCAAAAGGAGCTGGAAAAGATCATCAAAGGACTCAAAACAGGAAGCGGTTTCGCCGCATTCGGCGGAGTGGACATCGACGAACTCGACGAAGAGGATCGGGAGCTACTGATCGCATCTCTGGAAAACTCGCTCCGCCTCGCCAAGCGCATCGCAAAGCAAAAATTCACGCCGAAGAAATATCGAAAAGAATAA
- a CDS encoding N-acetylmuramoyl-L-alanine amidase — MSDFIQVIDPGHGGYDPGATANGLREKDLTLKIALYTRDYIYELYEGVKVYLTREKDVFVSLSERAAFANRLNADHFCSIHINAGGGEGFESYIYRGSYSSKSKTQALRNVLHDTIVAETKFKNRGKKEADYAVLRETKMPAVLTENGFIDNKDDADFLKSDANLRKIALAHAHGLAKAHGWKPKANKKPSRPSVGGKVFYRVVAGSFVERENAERRVKELKAKGIESFIDEYRA; from the coding sequence ATGTCTGACTTCATCCAAGTGATCGATCCGGGGCACGGGGGCTATGATCCCGGCGCAACGGCGAACGGACTTCGCGAAAAGGATTTGACGCTGAAAATTGCGCTCTATACGCGCGACTACATTTATGAGCTGTATGAAGGCGTCAAAGTCTACCTCACGCGCGAAAAAGACGTCTTTGTCAGCTTGAGCGAGCGCGCCGCCTTTGCCAACCGCCTAAACGCGGATCATTTTTGCAGTATTCACATCAACGCCGGAGGCGGCGAGGGATTCGAGTCGTATATTTACCGCGGTTCGTATTCTAGTAAGTCAAAAACACAGGCGTTGCGAAATGTGTTGCATGATACCATTGTCGCCGAAACGAAATTCAAGAACCGAGGGAAGAAAGAAGCGGATTATGCCGTCCTTCGCGAGACGAAAATGCCTGCCGTTCTAACGGAAAACGGGTTTATCGACAACAAGGACGATGCCGATTTTCTGAAGTCGGATGCCAACCTGCGGAAAATTGCATTGGCGCATGCGCATGGACTAGCCAAAGCGCATGGGTGGAAACCGAAAGCAAACAAAAAACCTTCTCGACCGTCGGTAGGTGGGAAAGTCTTTTACCGCGTTGTGGCCGGAAGTTTTGTGGAGCGAGAGAACGCCGAACGACGGGTAAAGGAATTGAAAGCCAAGGGAATTGAATCTTTTATAGACGAGTATCGAGCATGA
- a CDS encoding IS982 family transposase translates to MQEHFHFTIDQAKIQKQYAAILFFVSEQLPCIQMYLQRRNCHLLKQEDEVIIAIHILGKLLGFTSERAWHRFVIGNLFTKEMFPERSRYNRRCRSLRWAIKWIRHQLAKRGQHHAYAVVDSLPIELCHHARMYRVKRFQGIADIGYCASKKMAYYGFKLHLQITDQALPMGYVLTEASCHDRTAAETVMAQLPHPYTLGDKGYVSQALQKKLYDEYKIAFWTPARKNQRVAQSKKWKQWMKQKRKIVETAFSVLVDSFRITEIRANSVSGFETALDGILLAHSLVVLGLVER, encoded by the coding sequence ATGCAAGAGCACTTTCATTTTACAATAGACCAAGCAAAAATTCAAAAGCAATATGCCGCGATCTTATTCTTTGTATCAGAACAATTGCCTTGTATCCAGATGTATTTACAACGTCGAAATTGTCATTTGTTGAAGCAAGAGGATGAGGTCATCATCGCCATTCACATTCTTGGAAAATTGCTGGGGTTTACTTCGGAACGGGCTTGGCATCGATTTGTCATTGGAAACCTGTTCACAAAGGAAATGTTCCCAGAGCGCTCTCGATACAACCGTCGATGCCGGTCGTTGCGTTGGGCGATCAAATGGATTCGTCACCAACTCGCCAAACGTGGACAACATCACGCTTATGCGGTGGTGGATAGCTTACCCATTGAACTCTGCCACCACGCACGAATGTATCGCGTCAAACGATTTCAAGGAATCGCAGATATTGGGTATTGTGCATCCAAAAAGATGGCTTACTATGGATTTAAGCTTCATCTTCAGATTACCGACCAAGCGCTTCCGATGGGATATGTCCTGACCGAAGCATCCTGCCACGACCGGACAGCTGCGGAAACCGTGATGGCCCAACTTCCTCATCCGTATACACTTGGCGACAAAGGATATGTGAGCCAAGCCTTGCAAAAGAAACTATACGATGAATACAAAATCGCTTTTTGGACGCCTGCTCGGAAAAATCAACGAGTTGCGCAATCAAAAAAATGGAAACAATGGATGAAGCAAAAACGCAAAATCGTCGAAACTGCGTTCTCGGTTTTAGTGGATTCATTTCGGATTACGGAAATTCGTGCCAATTCGGTTTCTGGATTTGAAACAGCGCTTGATGGCATTTTATTGGCCCATTCTCTCGTTGTTCTTGGGCTAGTGGAGCGTTGA